CGGCACGCGCTCGAACTCGTCGAAAATCGAATCGACCGGCGCACCCAGCGACTTCTCGATCAGGCCGATCGCCACGTTCGAATCGAATGGGGGCACCTGGTCTTGCAGCTTCGCGAGCTCGTTGGCGATATCGGGCGGCAGCAGGTCGCGGCGCGTGGACAGCACCTGGCCGAATTTCACGAAGATCGGGCCGAGGCTTTCCAGTGCGAGACGCAGACGCAAGCCCGGCGGATCGTCGAAACGACGGCCGATCGTAGTGATGCGCAGGAGCAGCGCGACACGCCGGTCATTGATCCGGCTCAACATCATCTCGTCCAGGCCGAAGCGGATGACGGTGAAGAAAATCTTGAGAAAACGCAGAAAACGCATGTCTGAGGGGCCTGTTGACTAGCGCGAGCCGTACGGCGCAGCGCTCTGGCTCCCGCCGCCGGCCGGTGATTTTTGTTCGAGTCGCTCGATGCGCTTTTCCACGCGCGCCAGCGCATCGCGTGCGCGCGACAGTTCCTCATTGAAACCGTCGAGCTCGGCGCGCCGCACGAGCTGCGGATTTTCGTCGAGCAGATATTCCGTGACCGAGCCGAGCACGTTGCGGCCGGTGCGCAGTGCCTGTTCGCCTGCGGCGCGCGCGAGCGTGGCGATGCGTGAAGCCGGCGCGTCGCCAATCAGCTTCGCGAGGTCCTCTTCGGGTTCCCAGCGCAGATGCTCGGCGAGCTTGCCGATGACCTGCGCGAACTCGGCATCGCCCTCGATCTTGACGTGCTTCATGACGGCCGCCTGGCCGCCCTGCACGAACGACGAGAGCGCGCCCGCGGGCAGCGAAAGCGTCACATCGACATCGCCCGCATCGTGGTCCTCGACCGCGCCCAGATAGCCGTCCGGCTGCACGAGCAGCGTGAGCACGACAGGCGGGCACGTGAGGCGCGCCGTCTTGCCGGCATACGGGGCGAGACGCTCGCGTGCCCACGTTTCACGGGCGAGCAGGTGATTGACGGCGGCAGCGAAGGGCTTGGCGGCAAGAGTCATCGGCATGGAATAAGAAAACCCGCACGGGCACAAGCCCGGGCGGGTTCCCATTGTAACGTTCGAGCCGTCGGATCGCGCCGCCACCCTGCCCCGGCCAACGAGGCACGACGGCTAGGTGGCGCAGCACTTCGTGATTTTTATCAAATCACGAAGCGCACACGAAGCGCCCCGCGTCCTTGCAAACTCAGTGAGTTTCGATCTGCTGGATACCCGCGAGCAGCCAGCCTTCACCCGACGTGCGCGACTTCGAGAGATTCCACACCTCGGCGAACGGCTCGGCCGGCGCGCCTGCGGTCTCGCGAATCAGGCCGGAGAAGCGCACGCTCGCAAGGTATTCGCTGCCGCGCTCGTCCACGCCGAGCAGATCGGCGTTGAGCTGCACGACGTCGGTCTGGTTGGGCTGCGCGCCGCGGCCCGCGAGATCGACGCGGATCTCGGCAAACATCTCGGGCGTCGTGAATTCGCGGATGTCGTCCATGTTGCCGGCGTCCCATGCGGCCTGCAGGCGCACGAAGTAGACCTTCGCGTTACGCACGAAGGCTTCGGTGTCGAAGCCGGCCGGGATTGATGCACCAGCAGCTGCCGGCGCATCGAGCTGCGGCGTGCCGACCGGATTGGCTTCAGGCTCGAGGTACTGGCCCGTGGAAGGCGCCGTATAACGCGGCTCCTGCGGCTGATAGCCGCCCGGCGACTGGTTCAGGCTCGTCGACGAAC
The Paraburkholderia acidiphila genome window above contains:
- a CDS encoding ubiquinone biosynthesis accessory factor UbiJ translates to MTLAAKPFAAAVNHLLARETWARERLAPYAGKTARLTCPPVVLTLLVQPDGYLGAVEDHDAGDVDVTLSLPAGALSSFVQGGQAAVMKHVKIEGDAEFAQVIGKLAEHLRWEPEEDLAKLIGDAPASRIATLARAAGEQALRTGRNVLGSVTEYLLDENPQLVRRAELDGFNEELSRARDALARVEKRIERLEQKSPAGGGSQSAAPYGSR
- a CDS encoding Tim44 domain-containing protein produces the protein MSEPRIDASKKLSSSWARRIGVLALAGVMIAGSLASFDAEARRMGGGRSFGKQSSVASQRSTTPPPAQPSPTSPANSAQQAGAQRAPGTPAPTPAAAPARNRWLGPIAGLAAGLGIAALLSHFGLGEAFAGMMANMIVIAIIAFIAVWLIRKFMSRRRAQEPAYQTSGGYGSSTSLNQSPGGYQPQEPRYTAPSTGQYLEPEANPVGTPQLDAPAAAGASIPAGFDTEAFVRNAKVYFVRLQAAWDAGNMDDIREFTTPEMFAEIRVDLAGRGAQPNQTDVVQLNADLLGVDERGSEYLASVRFSGLIRETAGAPAEPFAEVWNLSKSRTSGEGWLLAGIQQIETH